A genomic window from Sanguibacter antarcticus includes:
- a CDS encoding DUF3052 domain-containing protein, with the protein MVATTEPQDADRLGFASGFVVQEFGWAEDVDDALRTAIETITGTELVDEDYDDVTDGVIVWWREDDGDLTDTLVDVQTVLDDGGVIWIFTLKPGRDGHVAHSDIQEAGTTAGLHATSTFSVATDWAATKLGTRGRGK; encoded by the coding sequence GTGGTAGCGACCACTGAACCTCAAGACGCGGACCGTCTCGGTTTCGCCTCAGGGTTCGTCGTCCAGGAGTTCGGTTGGGCGGAGGACGTCGACGACGCCCTGCGCACAGCGATCGAGACGATCACCGGGACGGAGCTCGTCGACGAGGACTACGACGACGTCACCGACGGTGTCATCGTCTGGTGGCGCGAGGACGACGGCGATCTCACCGACACCCTCGTGGACGTGCAGACGGTCCTCGACGACGGTGGTGTCATCTGGATCTTCACGCTCAAGCCGGGCCGCGACGGTCACGTGGCGCACAGTGACATCCAGGAAGCCGGGACGACCGCGGGTCTGCACGCGACGAGCACGTTCTCGGTCGCGACCGACTGGGCGGCGACCAAGCTCGGCACCCGCGGTCGCGGGAAGTAG
- a CDS encoding peroxiredoxin: protein MVSGPLVGALAPDFTLSDTHGTPVTLSALRGTAVLVVFFPFAFSGICTGELCELRDNIADLETAGVRLLALSCDAVFAQKAWAEQEGFTFELLSDFWPHGDVARRYGVFDAERGLAIRGSFLLDAEGIVRWSVVNERSQSRDLAGYREALALL, encoded by the coding sequence GTGGTCTCCGGGCCTCTGGTCGGTGCCCTGGCACCTGACTTCACCCTGTCGGACACGCACGGCACGCCGGTCACGCTCTCGGCGCTGCGCGGTACGGCTGTGCTTGTCGTCTTCTTCCCGTTCGCGTTCTCGGGGATCTGTACGGGCGAGCTGTGCGAGCTGCGCGACAACATCGCCGACCTCGAGACTGCGGGCGTCCGCCTCCTCGCGCTCTCGTGCGACGCGGTCTTCGCTCAGAAGGCCTGGGCCGAGCAAGAAGGGTTCACCTTCGAGCTGCTCTCGGACTTCTGGCCCCACGGGGACGTCGCTCGTCGCTACGGCGTCTTCGACGCGGAGCGTGGCCTCGCGATCCGCGGAAGCTTTCTCCTCGATGCTGAGGGGATCGTGCGGTGGAGCGTCGTCAACGAGCGCTCCCAGAGCCGCGACCTCGCTGGATACCGCGAGGCGCTGGCGCTTCTCTGA